In a genomic window of Pedosphaera parvula Ellin514:
- a CDS encoding DUF6331 family protein — translation MPKPNPNDISIGKDQWITFIDVIGQQGQAVSIDHLVDPLESFWTALESNCVAGCCGIDALSLWPEDIQKASSSMDRVELLIALVALREFAVRNENKIFVSTRLNNYFHKQVLLQIIDHIQAHVMSTQIS, via the coding sequence ATGCCCAAACCCAATCCCAATGACATCAGCATAGGCAAAGATCAGTGGATTACATTCATTGATGTTATTGGCCAGCAAGGTCAGGCAGTTTCCATCGATCATTTGGTTGATCCGCTGGAGTCATTCTGGACTGCCCTTGAGAGCAATTGTGTTGCAGGGTGCTGCGGCATCGATGCGTTGTCATTGTGGCCGGAAGATATTCAAAAAGCGAGTTCTTCAATGGACCGTGTGGAATTATTAATCGCATTAGTCGCGTTGCGTGAGTTTGCAGTCAGAAATGAAAACAAGATTTTCGTGAGTACAAGGTTGAATAATTATTTCCACAAACAAGTGTTGCTTCAAATAATTGATCATATCCAGGCACATGTCATGTCAACCCAGATCTCCTGA